One window from the genome of Eublepharis macularius isolate TG4126 chromosome 15, MPM_Emac_v1.0, whole genome shotgun sequence encodes:
- the LOC129342908 gene encoding uncharacterized protein LOC129342908, whose protein sequence is MTHARRRRRQHRQQWFFLAEMQELRQHWVYPRSTDWWENIVLRHWDEYRWIRRFRMSKGTFLELVAALRPTLQRKTTTFRSPISVERRVAVAIWWLASGTSYQVTSDLFGLGKSTVASAVVEFCLAFELQLLSRTVLFGDSIGQIMDGFRRMGFPHCVGAVDGTHIAICAPGGRPEQYGNRKNFSSILLQGTVDHRGRFVDTEVGWSGKNHDAFVFAHSALCSAMDSGALIPDNHDMVLDGIRIPPVILADGAYPMRRWLMKPYGRTATTTAQRNFDRQLARCRNVVERSFGRLKSRWRCLSHRLQIREQNVISVVTACVVLHNLCESKGHPIVGGGECPSPVLLSQQEEQDYNGNTGHLAEGKMVRDALARHMLGRMDSL, encoded by the exons ATGACGCATGCACGAAGACGGCGGCGCCAGCACCGACAACAGTGGTTTTTTCTGGCAGAGATGCAGGAACTGAGGCAGCATTGGGTATACCCACGCAGCACGGATTGGTGGGAGAACATCGTGCTGCGACATTGGGATGAATATCGGTGGATTCGCCGTTTCAGAATGTCCAAGGGCACATTTTTGGAGTTGGTTGCCGCTCTCCGTCCAACGCTTCAGCGAAAGACAACTACCTTTCGCTCCCCAATATCTGTTGAGCGAAGAGTAGCTGTTGCGATCtggtggcttgcaagcggcacgaGTTATCAGGTCACCAGTGACTTGTTCGGACTTGGAAAGTCAACGGTTGCATCAGCGGTCGTAGAATTCTGCCTCGCCTTCGAGCTCCAGCTGCTTTCTCGAACGGTGCTCTTTGGCGACTCTATTGGCCAG ATAATGGATGGCTTCAGGAGGATGGGGTTTCCTCATTGTGTGGGAGCAGTCGACGGGACACATATCGCCATTTGTGCCCCTGGTGGCCGTCCAGAGCAGTATGGCAACCGGAAAAACTTCTCCTCAATACTGCTCCAGGGGACTGTGGACCACAGAGGAAGGTTTGTGGACAccgaggtggggtggagtggcaAAAACCATGATGCTTTTGTTTTTGCCCACTCCGCCCTGTGTTCTGCAATGGACTCTGGCGCACTGATCCCAGATAACCACGACATGGTTTTGGATGGGATTAGAATTCCACCAGTGATTTTGGCTGACGGCGCATATCCCATGCGCAGGTGGCTCATGAAGCCATACGGCCGAACCGCAACAACAACTGCACAGCGGAATTTTGATCGGCAACTTGCTCGctgcaggaacgtggtggaaaggagCTTTGGTCGATTGAAATCCAGGTGGAGGTGTCTCTCCCACAGGCTGCAGATTAGAGAGCAAAATGTCATCTCTGTTGTGACTGCATGTGTGGTGCTCCACAATTTGTGCGAGAGCAAAGGCCATCCAATAGTGGGTGGTGGTGAATGCCCCTCACCGGTGCTGCTGTCCCAACAGGAGGAGCAAGATTACAATGGCAACACCGGGCACCTGGCGGAGGGCAAGATGGTCCGCGATGCCCTTGCCAGACACATGTTGGGAAGGATGGACTCACTTTGA